A stretch of Pempheris klunzingeri isolate RE-2024b chromosome 19, fPemKlu1.hap1, whole genome shotgun sequence DNA encodes these proteins:
- the LOC139219074 gene encoding Golgi phosphoprotein 3-like produces MAGLTQRTSGLVQRRTEAIRSAAADKERESAGEEDEARRGEEEDDDKGDSKETRLTLMEEVLLLGLKDREGYTSFWNDCISSGLRGCMLVELALRGRLQLEACGVRRKSLLSRKVICKSDAPTGDVLLDEALKHIKETQPPETVQSWIELLSGETWNPLKLHYQLRNVRERLAKNLVEKGVLTTEKQNFLLFDMTTHPLTNSTIKQRLVKKVQDSVLEKWVNDPHRMDKRILALILLAHSSDVLENAFAPLQDDQYDLGMKRVHTLLELEPEKESTKPSANELMWAVVAAFTK; encoded by the exons ATGGCCGGACTCACGCAGAGAACCTCGGGCCTCGTCCAGCGGCGGACCGAGGCCATTCGCAGCGCCGCAGCCGACAAGGAGAGGGAGTCCGCCGGGGAGGAGGACGAGGCGCGCcgcggggaggaggaggacgacgacaAGGGGGACTCGAAGGAGACCAGGCTCACACTGATGGAGGAAGTGCTGCTCCTGGGCCTCAAGGACCGAGAG gGTTACACGTCCTTCTGGAACGACTGTATTTCTTCCGGTCTTCGCGGGTGCATGCTGGTCGAGCTGGCCCTCAGAGGGAGGCTACAGCTGGAGGCTTGCGGCGTGAGGAGGAAAAGCCTGCTCTCTAGGAAG GTGATCTGCAAGTCCGATGCCCCGACGGGAGATGTGCTACTGGATGAGGCCTTGAAGCACATTAAAGAAACCCAGCCTCCAGAGACTGTCCAAAGTTGGATAGAGCTGCTGAGTG GAGAGACCTGGAATCCCCTGAAGCTGCACTACCAGCTGAGAAATGTCAGAGAACGCCTGGCCAAAAACCTGGTAGAGAAAGGTGTCCTcaccacagagaaacagaactTCCTGCTTTTTGACATGACCACACATCCGCTCACCAACAGTACCATTAAACAG CGCCTTGTCAAGAAGGTCCAGGACTCCGTTTTGGAGAAGTGGGTCAACGATCCCCACCGCATGGACAAGCGGATTCTGGCCCTGATCCTTCTGGCTCACTCATCTGACGTTCTTGAGAATGCCTTTGCCCCACTTCAAGACGACCAATACGACCTGGGCATGAAGAGAGTACACACTCTGCTAGAGCTGGAGCCGGAGAAAGAGAGCACAAAGCCCAGCGCCAACGAACTCATGTGGGCTGTCGTGGCTGcatttactaaatga